From the genome of Leguminivora glycinivorella isolate SPB_JAAS2020 chromosome Z, LegGlyc_1.1, whole genome shotgun sequence, one region includes:
- the LOC125240485 gene encoding uncharacterized protein LOC125240485, which translates to MLHCESVLFTCQYPTLRMPSRLGAHFWSSNTALKLPSTLYMKEFHRAMETTLMKMESEDAQMDRLIISDQIVNVNYLDYFKRKTFFRLLNNIISLQEQLQLVSLENLCCSRLEGARLLQQLACFTAHSLKYLFLWRFVLPNENPILINYTYITGSGQYIPRPETRRCFLRSLGELRNLRLLALEYAHLADATGGALISLITVLKRPNMRLQLMCREDQIPGRADQSLGAGGYVIPDLAWRRVATTCPDLYLLMAFYRVRDYDNIRRFLSPSIPLREAHFQLGIDLTQTQRQDSDVSCIVRHLAYNYASTLAALSIHQWRFAVFPLRRVFELMPRLVRFFYVGRVQDEVDLKRMLHIIACGVCDKLKHLKIQIQDEIEKRDYWKNVIENILEEYKDIMTVLEIRFELEIYKS; encoded by the exons ATGCTGCACTGCGAGAGCGTTCTGTTCACGTGCCAGTACCCCACGCTGCGCATGCCCTCGCGCCTCGGCGCGCACTTCTGGAGCTCCAACACGGCGCTCAAGCTGCCTTCTACACTTTATATGAAAGAGTTCCATAGAGCCATGGAAACTACCTTAATG AAAATGGAATCTGAAGATGCACAAATGGATCGTCTTATTATCTCGGATCAAATAGTCAATGTTAACTATCTTGATTATTTTAAGAGAAAAACTTTTTTTCGCCTGCTTAATAACATCATAAG TTTGCAGGAGCAGCTGCAGCTGGTGTCGCTGGAGAACCTGTGCTGCTCGCGGCTGGAGGGCGCGCGGCTGCTACAGCAGCTGGCCTGCTTCACCGCGCACTCGCTCAAGTACCTGTTCCTGTGGCGCTTCGTGCTGCCCAACGAGAACCCTATCCTTATCAATTACACTTACATCACTG GAAGCGGGCAGTACATCCCCCGGCCGGAGACGCGGCGTTGCTTCCTGCGCAGCCTGGGCGAGCTGCGCAACCTGCGCCTGCTGGCGCTGGAGTACGCGCACCTGGCCGACGCCACGGGCGGTGCGCTCATCTCGCTCATCACCGTGCTCAAAAGACCAAATATGCGGTTACAG TTGATGTGCCGAGAAGACCAGATTCCCGGGCGCGCAGACCAGTCCCTGGGTGCCGGTGGCTACGTCATCCCCGACCTGGCTTGGAGGCGGGTCGCCACCACCTGTCCGGATCTCTACCTGCTCATGGCTTTCT ACCGCGTTCGTGACTACGACAACATCCGGCGGTTCCTATCTCCGAGCATCCCGCTCCGCGAAGCGCACTTTCAGCTCGGAATAGACCTGACGCAGACCCAGAGACAAGACTCTGACGTGAGCTGCATAGTGCGCCATCTTGCCTACAATTATGCAAGCACTCTAG CGGCCCTGAGCATCCACCAGTGGCGTTTCGCGGTGTTCCCGCTGCGACGCGTATTCGAGCTGATGCCGCGGCTGGTGCGGTTCTTTTACGTGGGGCGCGTGCAAGATGAAGTCGACCTCAAGCGAATGCTGCACATCATTGCATGCGGAGTTTGCGACA AATTGAAACATCTGAAAATACAAATTCAAGATGAAATAGAGAAGCGCGATTATTGGAAAAATGTAATCGAAAATATTTTGGAAGAATATAAGGATATAATGACAGTTTTAGAAATTAGATTTGAACtagaaatttataaaagttaa